One region of Aurantimonas sp. HBX-1 genomic DNA includes:
- the treZ gene encoding malto-oligosyltrehalose trehalohydrolase, producing the protein MASSSRFSFETSWGASRRGDATRFRLWAPSADQIELAVQAKAGLDFVAMEKNGDGWWETITDRVPVGGGYGFRVNGDLVVPDPAARAQTGDVHALSELVEPTAFAWSSADWRGRPWEEVVFYELHTGAFTPEGTFDAIIEKLDYLRDLGITAIELMPVAQFAGKRGWGYDGVLLYCPHEAYGGAAGLKRLVDAAHQRGLMVFLDVVYNHFGPDGNYIGAYAPEFFHEEIHTPWGAAIAYDEMPVRQFMIENALFWLEEYQIDGLRLDAIDSIKDTTDTPLVKELAATVRQRFPDRHVHLTTEDDRNITWHVERDEKGQPLLISGEWNDDFHHCAHVLATHEAEGYYADYSRHSVEQMAKCLATGFVYQGEYSDHRERNVGAPSAHLPPTAFVNFIQNHDQIGNRAFGDRLTDLGSRRTVECLQAILLLSPQIPLMFMGEEFGDPDPFCFFTDFHGELGDLVREGRRAEFGKFSAFRDEEARKLIPDPNAETTFRDSRLDWSIKDRPTYRRRLELTRRLLAIRQRVIVPLLSGVGPNSGSWAASDDSRAFVVAWTLKSGQVLHLFANLDDEPWAIPEGVAKGDLTCGDLVHAYPKGADIELQGGTLPGPSVVFRLDAQRMIAGPSA; encoded by the coding sequence TGGTGGGAAACCATCACCGATCGCGTTCCCGTGGGCGGCGGCTACGGCTTCCGCGTGAACGGCGACCTGGTCGTGCCCGACCCCGCAGCGCGGGCGCAGACCGGCGACGTGCATGCGCTGTCGGAACTGGTCGAGCCGACGGCATTCGCGTGGTCCTCCGCGGACTGGCGCGGCCGGCCGTGGGAAGAGGTGGTGTTCTACGAACTCCACACCGGCGCGTTCACGCCGGAAGGCACGTTCGACGCGATCATCGAGAAGCTCGACTATCTGCGCGATCTCGGCATCACCGCCATCGAGCTCATGCCGGTGGCGCAGTTCGCCGGGAAACGAGGCTGGGGCTACGATGGCGTGCTGCTCTACTGCCCGCACGAGGCGTATGGCGGCGCGGCGGGGCTGAAGCGCCTGGTCGACGCCGCGCACCAGCGCGGCCTGATGGTCTTCCTCGACGTCGTCTACAATCACTTCGGACCGGACGGGAACTATATCGGCGCCTATGCGCCGGAGTTCTTCCACGAGGAGATCCACACGCCCTGGGGCGCGGCGATCGCCTATGACGAGATGCCGGTGCGCCAGTTCATGATCGAGAACGCGCTGTTCTGGCTGGAGGAATACCAGATCGACGGGCTCCGTCTCGACGCCATCGACTCGATCAAGGACACCACCGACACGCCGCTGGTGAAGGAGCTGGCCGCGACGGTCCGCCAGCGCTTCCCGGACCGGCACGTCCACCTCACCACCGAGGACGACCGCAACATCACCTGGCATGTCGAGCGGGACGAGAAGGGCCAGCCGCTGCTGATCTCCGGCGAGTGGAACGACGACTTCCATCACTGCGCCCACGTTCTCGCGACCCACGAGGCGGAAGGCTACTACGCCGACTACAGCCGCCACAGCGTCGAGCAGATGGCCAAGTGCCTCGCCACCGGCTTCGTCTACCAGGGAGAGTATTCCGACCATCGCGAGCGCAATGTCGGCGCGCCGTCGGCGCACCTGCCGCCGACGGCCTTCGTCAACTTCATCCAGAACCATGACCAGATCGGCAACCGCGCTTTCGGCGACCGGCTGACCGATCTCGGCTCGCGCCGGACCGTCGAGTGCCTGCAGGCGATCCTGCTGCTGTCGCCGCAGATCCCGCTGATGTTCATGGGCGAGGAGTTCGGAGACCCCGACCCGTTCTGCTTCTTCACTGATTTCCACGGCGAGCTCGGCGACCTGGTGCGCGAGGGGCGGCGCGCCGAGTTCGGCAAGTTCAGCGCCTTCCGCGACGAGGAAGCCCGCAAGCTGATCCCCGATCCCAATGCCGAGACGACGTTCCGCGACTCGCGCCTCGACTGGTCGATCAAGGATCGTCCGACCTACCGCCGCCGGCTGGAGCTGACGCGCCGGCTGCTGGCGATCCGCCAGCGGGTGATCGTGCCGCTGCTGTCGGGCGTGGGGCCGAACTCGGGGAGCTGGGCGGCTTCGGACGATTCGCGCGCCTTCGTGGTGGCATGGACGTTGAAGTCCGGCCAGGTCCTGCACCTGTTCGCCAATCTCGACGACGAGCCGTGGGCAATTCCGGAGGGGGTGGCGAAGGGCGACCTGACCTGCGGCGACCTCGTGCACGCTTATCCCAAGGGAGCTGATATCGAGCTGCAGGGCGGCACGCTGCCCGGCCCCTCGGTGGTGTTCCGGCTGGACGCGCAACGGATGATCGCGGGGCCGTCGGCGTGA